The proteins below are encoded in one region of Penicillium psychrofluorescens genome assembly, chromosome: 4:
- a CDS encoding uncharacterized protein (ID:PFLUO_006948-T1.cds;~source:funannotate), whose amino-acid sequence MAEKEATVYIVDVGRSMGECHNGRPVTDLDWAMRYVWDRITTTIATGRKTATLGVVALRTDDTVNDLEGDPNFANISVLLGLGQALMPDVRKLRESIKPSHTNKGDAVSSIVIAMQMIITFCKKLKYKRKIVLVTNGSGVMSGDGLDQITEKIKEDNMELVIIGADFDDLEYGIKEEDKDSRKAENEALLRKLAEDCDGVFGTLQQAITELELPRIKVTKSMPSFKGFLQLGNSNDYDTAVRIPVERYFRTYVAKPPSASSFVLRSGASAGQEESGSSATVTAPGASQPSEENTLTAVRMSRTYQIKDDSAPGGKGDVERDDLAKGYEYGRTAVHISQIDENITTLETFAGLELIGFVQKNKYDRYLHMSNTNVIIPQRANDKAALALSSFIHALFEVESYAVARLVTKEAKPPFMVLLAPSIEPDYECLIETQLPFAEDVRSYRFPPLDKVVTVSGKVVTEHRNLPSHSLQDAMSKYVESMDLEYKNDDGELVNTLPIEYSYSPLLHRIESAVRHRAVYPKDPVLDPSDRLTKFAEPVEEMVNKSQPYLQKLMTIADVKKVPPKTKGRKRQREAEKPLSGLDVDALLNQEPKRAKLSPENAIPEFKQLLSRADSVEVILDAVKQMAGIIENLIRHSLGDANYDRVIEGLGTMRDELVDYEEPAAYNDFLRKLKEKILGEELGGDRKELWWLIRRKKLGLIDKEMSERSEVEAKEAKEFLSSSE is encoded by the exons ATGGCAGAGAAGGAGGCCACCGTGTACATTGTGGATGTGGGGAGGTCCATGGGCGAGTGCCATAACGGCCGCCCAGTGACCGACCTGGACTGGGCGATGCGGTATGTTTGGGACAGAATCACCACGACG ATTGCTACTGGTCGGAAGACGGCTACACTGGGAGTGGTTGCTCTGAGGACAGACG ATACCGTCAATGACCTCGAAGGTGACCCAAATTTTGCGAACATCTCCGTGCTTTTGGGTCTCGGTCAGGCTCTGATGCCCGATGTTCGGAAGCTGCGCGAGTCGATCAAACCCAGTCATACTAACAAGGGCGATG CGGTCTCTTCGATTGTCATCGCCATGCAGATGATCATCACCTTCTGCAAGAAGCTCAAGTACAAACGGAAAATTGTGCTTGTGACCAATGGCTCTGGGGTGATGAGCGGTGACGGCCTCGATCAAATcacggagaagatcaaagaggATAACATGGAACTGGTAATCAT CGGGGCAGATTTTGATGACCTGGAGTACGGGATaaaggaggaagacaaagatTCTCGAAAG GCTGAAAATGAAGCCTTGCTTCGTAAACTTGCGGAAGACTGCGACGGCGTCTTTGGCACCCTTCAACAAGCCATCACTGAACTGGAGCTTCCTCGTATCAAAGTCACGAAGAGCATGCCATCGTTCAAGGGATTTCTCCAACTCGGCAACTCAAACGATTATGATACTGCCGTGCGGATACCGGTTGAACGGTACTTCCGAACCTATGTCGCCAAGCCACCCTCTGCAAGCTCGTTCGTGCTGCGCTCTGGCGCTAGCGCAGGTCAGGAAGAGTCTGGCAGCTCTGCAACCGTAACCGCCCCTGGAGCCAGTCAACCAAGTGAAGAAAACACCCTCACCGCTGTGAGGATGTCACGAACATATCAAATCAAAGATGATTCTGCGCCAGGAGGCAAGGGGGATGTCGAGCGAGATGATCTTGCGAAAGGGTACGAGTACGGACGTACGGCAGTACACATCAGTCAGATCGACGAGAACATCACAACATTGGAGACATTTGCAGGATTGGAACTTATCGGGTTCGTCCAGAAAAACAAG TATGATCGCTACCTGCACATGTCCAACACCAACGTGATTATTCCACAGCGAGCGAACGACAAAGCTGCTCTCGCACTATCATCCTTCATCCATGCTCTTTTCGAGGTGGAATCGTACGCGGTAGCTCGACTAGTGACCAAAGAAGCCAAGCCCCCGTTCATGGTCCTGCTCGCCCCTTCAATCGAGCCGGATTATGAGTGCCTCATTGAAACACAGCTCCCCTTTGCAGAGGATGTCCGATCATACCGATTCCCTCCTTTGGACAAAGTGGTCACCGTCTCCGGCAAGGTAGTCACCGAGCACCGGAATCTCCCCAGCCACAGCTTGCAGGATGCCATGAGCAAATACGTCGAAAGTATGGATCTGGAATACAAAAATGATGATGG AGAACTGGTTAACACACTTCCAATTGAGTACTCTTACTCGCCACTCCTGCACCGCATCGAATCGGCAGTGCGGCACCGCGCTGTATATCCCAAAGATCCCGTTCTCGACCCATCAGACCGCTTGACCAAGTTTGCTGAGCCGGTGGAAGAGATGGTGAACAAGTCGCAGCCATACCTCCAGAAACTGATGACCATCGCAGATGTCAAGAAGG TTCCTCCAAAAACCAAAGGCCGCAAACGCCAACGCGAAGCCGAAAAGCCTCTCTCCGGTCTGGATGTCGACGCCCTACTCAACCAAGAACCCAAACGGGCCAAGCTGTCTCCAGAGAACGCAATCCCGGAGTTCAAGCAACTTCTTTCCCGTGCAGACAGCGTCGAGGTCATTCTCGATGCCGTGAAACAGATGGCCGGTATTATCGAGAATTTGATCCGGCACAGTCTTGGCGATGCCAACTACGACCGTGTCATCGAGGGTCTTGGGACGATGCGTGATGAGCTCGTTGACTACGAGGAGCCGGCGGCGTACAATGATTTCCTGCGgaagctgaaggagaagatATTGGGTGAGGAGCTAGGCGGTGACCGGAAGGAGTTGTGGTGGCTTATACGGAGGAAAAAGCTGGGTTTGATTGACAAGGAGATGTCCGAGAGGTCGGAGGTTgaagccaaggaggccaaAGAG TTCTTGTCTTCCTCTGAGTGA
- a CDS encoding uncharacterized protein (ID:PFLUO_006946-T1.cds;~source:funannotate) has translation MKGDGEISPPTSDEKSIGKSDYPPSYEHAEKPKEDHHRPDVEDIGRDHLNAVFENPLAGIPREQLVRNVEEFCKKYQLEEYRETFVKGALISQDPANAINLPELTEEEREALIREHTHKWSQPWKLYWLATAVQGMDETVNNGAQTKYATHLGIENRPLILGLVVGAPYLACAVLGSWLTQPLNSFFARRGTIFISCAIAAIASIWEGVANSWVNLFIARFVLGLGIGSKSTTVPVYAAECAPAPIRGALVMMWQMWTAFGIMLGNIMGVAFGGLAPDLGWRLMLGSTVVLPLIVCAQVYYCPESPRWLIQQDKVNKAFKSFRTLRPTDIQAARDLYYAYVGVELEREINKGKNFFSMLIELFTIPRNRRAALASWIVMFMQQFCGVNIIAYYSTTIFEKSGYSDDSALLASMGTGILNWVFALPAFFTIDTWGRRNLLLFTFPFLAICLLWTGFSFFIEPDDKFSHKRVAMVTTGMYLFEVFYSPGEGPVPFTYSAEAFPLHVREVGMSWATATTWCFNFIISFAWPAMEDSFGSTGSFGWYAAWCVVGWFLVLLFVPETKALTLEELDQVFSVSTRKHASYQLKNAWWHFRVWVLRQKLEPLPSFYRGSERMAEVGDAAENKHRTGST, from the exons ATGAAGGGCGACGGAGAAATCTCGCCGCCGACCTCGGACGAGAAGTCCATTGGCAAGAGCGACTATCCCCCGAGCTATGAGCATGcggagaagcccaaggaggaCCATCACCGGCCTGACGTGGAAGATATAGGACGCGATCACCTGAATGCCGTCTTTGAGAATCCTCTAGCCGGTATTCCACGCGAGCAGCTCGTCAGAAATGTCGAGGAGTTTTGCAAAAAGTACCAGCTCGAGGAGTATCGGGAGACTTTCGTAAAGGGTGCTCTGATTTCGCAGGACCCGGCCAATGCGATTAACCTGCCTGAACTGACggaagaggagagggaggctCTCATCAGGGAGCATACCCATAAGTGGTCGCAACCCTGGAAGCTGTATTGGCTCGCAA CTGCTGTACAGGGTATGGATGAGACGGTCAACAACGGCGCGCAGACCAAATACGCCACG CACCTGGGCATCGAAAACAGGCCGCTcattcttggccttgtcgtGGGCGCGCCCTACTTGGCTTGCGCGGTTCTCGGATCCTGGCTCACCCAACCTTTGAATTCATTTTTTGCCCGACGGGGAACAATTTTTATCTCCTGTGCCATTGCCGCTATAGCCTCAATCTGGGAGGGTGTCGCTAACTCCTGGGTCAATCTCTTCATTGCCCGTTTTGTGCTTGGCCTAGGAATTGGATCCAAGTCGACGACTGTCCCTGTGTATGCAGCGGAATGCGCCCCTGCTCCGATTCGAGGTGCTCTCGTGATGATGTGGCAGATGTGGACTGCTTTTGGCATTATGTTGGGGAACATCATGGGAGTGGCATTTGGAGGACTGGCACCCGACCTTGGCTGGCGTCTAATGCTTGGGTCTACTGTGGTGCTGCCACTCATTGTCTGTGCTCAAGTTTATTACTGTCCTGAGTCTCCGCGTTGGCTCATCCAGCAGGACAAAGTCAACAAGGCCTTCAAGTCGTTCCGAACCCTGCGTCCCACCGATATCCAGGCCGCTAGAGACCTTTATTATGCCTACGTGGGCGTTGAGCTTGAGCGGGAGatcaacaagggcaagaatttcttctccatgcTCATTGAGCTCTTCACAATTCCTCGCAACCGCCGTGCGGCCTTGGCTAGCTGGATTGTGATGTTTATGCAGCAGTTCTGCGGTGTGAATATCATTGCTTACTATTCCACCACTATCTTCGAG AAATCCGGATATAGCGACGACTCTGCCCTCCTTGCATCCATGGGAACGGGTATTCTTAACTGGGTCTTCGCGCTACCTGCCTTCTTCACAATCGATACATGGGGGCGACGGAATCTGTTGCTTTTCAccttccccttccttgcAATCTGTCTCTTATGGACCGGCTTCTCATTCTTTATCGAGCCCGATGACAAATTCAGCCACAAACGGGTTGCGATGGTCACTACAGGCATGTACCTATTTGAGGTGTTCTACTCGCCTGGTGAAGGTCCAGTGCCATTTACCTATTCAGCCGAGGCTTTTCCTTTGCATGTTCGAGAGGTCGGTATGTCATGGGCTACTGCCACGACGTGGTGTTTCAACTTTATCATCAGCTTCGCGTGGCCTGCCATGGAGGATTCTTTCGGATCGACAGGCAGTTTTGGGTGGTACGCAGCCTGGTGCGTCGTTGGCTGGTTCCTGGTTCTGCTTTTCGTTCCCGAGACCAAGG CTCTTACTTTGGAGGAACTGGACCAGGTCTTCTCCGTTTCCACCAGGAAACACGCTTCATATCAGCTTAAGAATGCCTGGTGGCACTTCCGTGTCTGGGTACTCCGCCAGAAATTGGAGCCTCTACCTAGCTTCTACCGAGGCTCCGAGCGCATGGCCGAAGTGGGCGATGCAGCAGAAAACAAGCACCGGACTGGATCTACCTAG
- a CDS encoding uncharacterized protein (ID:PFLUO_006947-T1.cds;~source:funannotate) has protein sequence MTDPRPYHILSYGTLLGTQFYQSFVGGTVAFRALPRPQFSSLQTAIFPIYFSMQTALPVVVALTASRGGQTVGLSGLMAPENRLSTLLPMATVAVTGLINLFVLRPMTVNVMRERKAQETRDGKRSYDPAPHSKEMLALNKKFGRVHGMSSLVNLVSLIATVWYGAVLSKRLE, from the exons atgaccGATCCACGCCCCTATCATATCCTCAG CTACGGCACCCTTCTGGGGACACAGTTCTACCAG TCCTTCGTGGGCGGCACAGTCGCATTCCGCGCCTTGCCGCGCCCCCAGTTCTCCAGCTTGCAAACCGCCATCTTCCCCATCTATTTCTCCATGCAGACCGCGCTGCCCGTGGTCGTTGCTCTGACCGCCAGCCGGGGTGGCCAGACTGTTGGATTGTCAGGCCTGATGGCCCCCGAGAACCGCCTCTCGACCCTTCTGCCCATGGCCACGGTGGCGGTCACGGGTCTGATTAACCTGTTTGTGCTGCGTCCGATGACGGTCAACGTGATGCGTGAGCGGAAAGCCCAAG AAACCCGGGATGGAAAGAGGAGCTATGACCCCGCGCCGCACTCCAAGGAGATGCTTGCACTGAACAAGAAGTTTGGGCGTGTGCATGGCATGTCGAGCTTGGTTAACCTTGTCAGCCTGATTGCTACTGTTTGGTATGGCGCTGTTCTGAGCAAGAGGCTCGAGTAG
- a CDS encoding uncharacterized protein (ID:PFLUO_006945-T1.cds;~source:funannotate): MELRILGLVFLASNLWGLYGPIPFTAIQPSRSFLDRALGSLQLTSAVYILDHLHPYLLPNSLAQYVSLGQEVVADFVDSNNITMFSDSDTTVSTDLFTASLLSDKFSSDSEDYHAQKQHPSKPGSCTPEAGYGNAILVLLIIILAVQLKEKTQRGTSTDTRDIQLLRSEQQILFTELQSSHKIALNATLQRLAYLEERTDELFGVGNKLLAHKDMLAAKIAASVADGLNSPDSELRHHLRDVQDGLAALRESEGQNLGAWMELAELLRAFPSNVASAIATSLAEEIMNARTSDGTSTGVSTGTSMGMSSGLERSVWAVRT, translated from the coding sequence ATGGAGCTTCGCATACTAGGACTTGTCTTCCTTGCCAGCAATCTCTGGGGCCTCTACGGTCCCATCCCATTTACCGCTATCCAGCCGAGCCGGTCCTTTTTAGATCGGGCTCTGGGATCCCTTCAATTGACGAGCGCGGTATACATTCTCGATCACCTCCATCCCTATCTTTTGCCGAACTCTCTGGCCCAGTATGTCAGTCTGGGTCAGGAAGTGGTGGCCGATTTCGTGGACAGCAACAACATCACGATGTTTTCAGACTCTGATACAACAGTGAGCACAGATCTGTTCACCGCTTCGTTGCTCTCCGATAAATTCTCAAGCGACAGCGAAGATTATCATGCACAGAAACAGCATCCCTCCAAGCCAGGGAGTTGCACCCCAGAGGCAGGATACGGCAACGCAATCCTAGTCCTcctgatcatcatcctcgcAGTACAGCTCAAGGAAAAAACCCAACGAGGCACCAGCACCGATACCAGAGATATCCAACTCCTGCGCTccgagcagcagatcctcTTCACCGAACTCCAATCTTCACACAAAATCGCACTCAATGCGACCCTCCAACGCCTCGCCTACCTGGAAGAACGCACAGATGAGCTTTTTGGCGTCGGAAACAAGCTTCTAGCCCACAAGGACATGCTCGCGGCCAAGATCGCGGCCAGCGTTGCCGATGGACTCAACAGTCCGGACTCCGAGTTGAGGCACCATCTACGTGATGTTCAGGATGGTCTGGCGGCGCTCCGGGAAAGTGAGGGTCAGAATTTGGGGGCTTGGATGGAACTTGCGGAGTTGCTGAGGGCTTTTCCTTCGAACGTGGCATCCGCGATTGCCACCTctctggcggaggagattATGAATGCGAGAACGTCGGATGGGACTTCGACCGGGGTCTCAACGGGAACTTCGATGGGGATGTCGTCGGGATTGGAGAGGAGTGTTTGGGCGGTGCGCACGTAG